From the genome of Solanum lycopersicum chromosome 7, SLM_r2.1:
TTGCTGATATGCTGGATATCAGCTTTTTTCCAGGGACCATTATTTGTCCCGGGACCGAAGTGTCTGTAGGATGATTAAAAGACTGACAAATGATGTCGTTACTTTTGTCAAAGAGGACAACATTTCCCATTACTGTCAAGTTGAATCCCCCCACAGCCTTTCCGCTTGTGTTTGTACTCCAAATCAAAGCTCCATCTGAGTCCATCAAGAATAAGCCTCCATCTTGCCTAAGTTGCAAGGTTGCATTGGTTCTAACCGGATTGTTCCGATTTGCTGACCATACTAATCTCGGGTAGTATAGATAAGAATCATAAATATTTGGTAATATAAGGACGCCAAAAACGCAAGCAGTACCATTGTAATCACATAAGAAACCACAGACAAACACAGTCTCGTTCCCTTCTCTCGAGAGGATGGGTGTCAGTGTGGCTCCATCTGTGGAATTCACTACATAGGAGCGGCTATTGATCCAGGAAATGGAGGAATTGGTGATAAAACTTTTAGAAGGTTGACAACTAATGAGATTATGTGAAAAAAGAATGAGGAGACAAAGAGTGGCACTACTATAATTAACAACCATTGGACTATTTTTAGAAAGAAGGCTCTGCAATCATTGTTTTTTAAACGAATATGTCGAATCTGGAATAGACGTTTGGAAagtgttgaatgccttgaattgggcccttaattatctgtcaattctgtatgttgggcccaagcctgctAGGGCGTagtttagcactatatatagacgctatggcaaaccctattctgtaattctgttcttgcctctccataataaaactgctccccctcttcccgtggacgtagccaactTATTGGTGAatcacgtaaatctgttgtcttgttcttttgcatttatattttctcgtattatctcgaattccgcacaacaaattggtatcagagcctctcggttaatcggtgttttTTGGataattcgagatgtctgctttgaacgtgaaaatcgacaaattcacagggaggaacaatTTCAGTTTATgacagatcaagatgcgggctttgttgaaacaacaaggtttctgggcgccgttgtcgaaagacaagaacgtcgtcgttactcctgagatggcgattctagaggaaaaggcgcacttgacgatcatgctgtgtctcgcggatgacgtcattacggaggtctcggatgaagagactgctgctggtctgtggttgaagctggagagtttgtacatgacaaaatctctaaccaacaagctgcttctgaaacaacgtctattcggtttacgaatggctgaaggtacacaactcagggaacatttagagcaattgaatactttgttattagaattgcgtaatatcgatgtgaagatcgaggatgaagatgctgccctgattctatTAATATCTCTCCCAAtatcgtttgagaattttgttcaatcgttcattgttgggaaagatactgtgtcgctggaagtagtcagatcggcccttcatagcagggaattacggcataaggctaacggcaaaAGTACGGACATACAACCTTCCGGTCTattcaccagtagcggaaagggaaggaaaaacggtggaaagaaaaataagccgatgtcgaagggtgtaaagccggatgatgtttgtaattactgcaaggagaagggacattggaaatttgattgtccaaagaagaagaagcaatcggaaaaacaatcagtttctgctgctgttgctgaagaagacaccaattctgaagaagacattgccctagttgcggatgagcacactcatcattcagatgtgtgggttctcgattctggggcatcctatcacatctgtcctaggagagagtggttcacgacttatgagcaagtagacggaggcagcatctcgatggccaacagttctgtctgcaaggtggttgggacaggctcgatcaagataaggacacatgacggtagcttctgcacattgaacgaggtcaggcacgttccattgatgacgaaaaatctgatatctctcaatcttttggacagcaagggatttacctggtcgggaaaagatggagtcttgcgggtctggaagggttcaaatctgattctgaaaggtgtcatgcgtggtactttgtattttctacaaggttccacggttacaggttcagcccacgTTGCACCATCAGAAGTacaccagaaggatatgactaagttatggcacatgagacttggtcatatgggtgaaaaagggatgcaaattctgtcaaaggaggatcttcttgctggtcataaggttaagagcctagagttttgtgaacattgtgtctttggaaaactacatcgcaacaagtttccaaaggccattcacagaacaaaaggcacacttgattatatccattctgattgctggggtccatgccgtgttgagtctttgggaggctgcagattctttgtgtccattattgatgactactcaaggatgacttgggtgtacatgatgaagcataaaagtgaagttttccagaagttcaaggag
Proteins encoded in this window:
- the LOC138337563 gene encoding EP1-like glycoprotein 2, with protein sequence MVVNYSSATLCLLILFSHNLISCQPSKSFITNSSISWINSRSYVVNSTDGATLTPILSREGNETVFVCGFLCDYNGTACVFGVLILPNIYDSYLYYPRLVWSANRNNPVRTNATLQLRQDGGLFLMDSDGALIWSTNTSGKAVGGFNLTVMGNVVLFDKSNDIICQSFNHPTDTSVPGQIMVPGKKLISSISATDWNEGMFTLDFRSSGLSAYIESNPHQICLETWCEKPFPVSWTKLFFERLWFQTDVNLRFRIFKCSIHG